The DNA region CATATCCGATGGTCTGGATGTTGATAATCGGCTTCAGATATGCCAGGTTCGCCTCACTGGTAGCCATAACACTCACGCCTGCACCGGGGAAGGTCACCTTGCTGGTAGAGGCAAACTCATAGACCATGTCGGCGTTGCCGTATTCGGCGCAGAGGGACAGAATATCCGCAAAGGGCACAAAGTCGCCCTCAAACTCGTGGATGCAGTAGGCATTGTCCCACATGAGCATAAAGTCCGGGGCTGCGGGCTTCATGGAGGCGATACGGCGGATAGTCTCGTCGGAATACACCACGCCCTCGGGGTTGGAGTACTTGGGTACATTCCACATACCCTTCACGGCGGGATCCTGAATAAGCTCCTCCACCCTATCCATGTCGGGTCCGTCAGCAGTCATGGGAACGGTAATAAGCTCTGCCCCGAAGGTCTGCGTCACCTTAAAATGCCGGTCATAGCCCGGTGCCGGGCACAGCCACTTCACCTTCTCCAGCTTGCTCCAGGGCTTCTCGGAGTGAAGCAGGCCGTGGGTATACGCCTTGGAAATGGCATCATACATAAGCTGCAGACTGGCATTGCCGCCCACGAAGCACTGCTCCGGCTTGCACCCTAAAATATCTGCAAAGAGGGCCTTGGCAGCAGGCAGACCGTCCACATTACCATAGTTGCGGCTGTCGATACCGTCAGAGACGAAGTCCTCGGGCTTGACCAGGACGCTGCACATATCCATAACCATGTTCAGCTGCTCCGTGCTGGGCTTGCCCCGGGCCATATTCAGCTTCAGCCCCAAAGCCTTCTGCTTTTCGTAGTCCGCCAGCACAGCGTCGTATTCCGCCTGGCGCTGCCGGGCGGTCATCTCGGTGTATTTCATCATATTTACTTCCTCCTCACAGAGTTTTATTGATTATAACATGGGAGAAAAAGTACCGCAAGAGCTAAATAGCACAGTCTTTTTTACCCTTTTGTCCTATGAAATAGACATCTTCACGCCGGGCGGATAAAATGGGCAGCTGCTGCCGCACCGCCTCCACCCGGGTAAGGTCCACCGTGGTGACGGCCACCTCCTCCCCCGCCCCGCACTGATGCAGCACCGTGCCCCAGGGATCGCAGACAATGGAGTGACCCCAGGCCACATAGGTCTCCTGTTCATTGCGGGCTGGGGAAGTGCCAAAGGTGAAAAGCTGATTATCCACCGCCCGCTGGCGAAACAGCAGCTCCCAGTGGGCGGGGCCGGTGGTCATGTTGAAGGCAGCCGGGACAAAAATAGCTCGGACTCCCTGCAAAGCCATTACCCTTGCCAGCTCTTCAAACCGCAGGTCAAAGCAGATGCAAAGCCCCAGCTTCCCCCAAGGGCTGTCAAACACCGTAATATCGTTGCCCGGAGACAGAGTATCGGACTCCCGAAAGCTCTGTCCTCCCTCCACACGGATGTCGAACAGGTGCATTTTGCGGTGTCGGGCCACCTGCTGCCCGCCCGGGTTGTAGACAAAGCAGGTATTATACACCCGCTCCCCCTCCAGCTCCGGCACGGACCCGCCCACGATCCAAATTTTCTTCTCCCCAGCCAGGGCAGAAAGGGCCTGCTGTGCCGGGCCGCCAAAGGTCTCGCCATAGGGACGGAAGGCGCTGTTTTCATAGGGGCAGCAGAACATCTCCGGCAACATAACCAGCTCCGCCCCCTGCGCAGCCGCCCGACGGATCAGGCGGCAGGCAGAGGCGATGTTTTCAGCCTTATTCCGCACAACCTGCATCTGCACCTGGGCCACGGTCAGTGTGTTTTTCATAGCCCCCTCCTTATAGCTCCCGCAGCACCAGATCGGTGGTGCCGCCGTTTATCCCTGCCTCCAATCGGATCACCCGGGGGTGCCGGGCGTACTCCCGGCGGATCATGTCCCGCAGCACCGTTCCGCCGTGGCAGCCGTGAATACAGCGGATGCGGTAGGTACCGCCCTTGGCTCGGCCCAGAGCCGCATCCAGCGTGACACGCGCCTGATATTCGTTTTTTCCGTGCAGATCAATTTCCATAATGCCCGCGTACATGGCCCACCCCCCTTTTCTCCTATTGTAACGGGAAAATATTGAATTTTCAACCTTTTCCTGCTATAATCGGAGCATACCATCGGTTGACAAGGGCAAACATGGTTTTGACGGGCAGAAATACGCCCATACCGCGTCAAGCCCCTTGGAAATACGGCAAGTATTCCCTGCGGGTCTTTCCTTGTCTGGACACATTTCTGCGCGGCAAAACTGCTTCGCACCTGCCAGCGATGGATTTCCGAGCGATTTTTGGCTTTTGAGCCGCAGGCGGGCTGGTGCCCGCCAAGGGGAGAAGGACAAAAAGCGCCGCAAAGGCGCGCTGGCAGACGTGTCTGCCCTTGTCAATCGATGGCACTATTTTTAGAGGTCACAAATGCGTATTTTGGTTTTATCGGATTCCCACGGAAATGTGGAAAATATGGCCCGCTGTGTGGAGCTGACCCAGCCGAATGCTATCTTGCACCTGGGCGACTGCCAGCGGGACGCCGAGGCTCTGCACAGGCTCTATCCAGCCATCCCTCTGCAGGGCGTCCCGGGCAACTGCGACTGGGGCGCTGTGGACAGCCCCGAGGTGCTCACGGAATACGGCGGGGTGCGTATCCTGCTGATGCACGGTCACACAAGGAGTGTAAAGGCCAGCACCCTATCAGCTATTTATACCGCCAAGGAGATGGGCGCGCAGATCCTGCTCTTCGGTCACACCCACCGTCCTTTGGTGGACTACGATGGCTCTCTGTGGGTGATGAATCCCGGCACCATTGGCCGTGGCAGCCCCTGCACCTACGGCATCATTACCATCTCGGGCGGCAAGGCGGACTGCTCCACCTATCGAATATAAGGGAGGTCGCAAAATGTCCGGCTTACAGCTCTCGGCGCTGTTTTTGTTTCTGCTGAATACCCTGGGCCTGCTGCTGCACTCCCAACTGATCCCCAGAGGACGCATCCGGGCGGGGATGTTCTGCTTCTATACCAACCAAAGTAACCTCTTGCTTACGGTTTATGAGCTGCTTCTCTTCTGCGCAGGCTTTTACCCCGGTGGAGGACTATGGGCGGCTCTTACGGATGTGCGTGTCTCCTGCGCCATGGCCCTTTGCATCTGGGTGACACACCTTATTTACCAGTTTGTCCTGGTGCCCTATGAAAAGCGTAAGGGTCTGAAATTCGCCGACTTCGGCGGCAATTTTGGCAATCTCTGTGTCCACTATTTTACGCCCCTGCTGGCGGTCATGCAGTGGCTTCTTTTCGCGCCAAAGGAAAACATATCCATTCTCTGTGCCGTGTGGTGGCTGATCCTGCCTCTGAGCTATACCGTCTTTGCCCTGCTCCGGGCCAGCGGGGGAAAGCCCATCGGCCACACGGGCCTGCTCTACCCCTACCCTTTCATGGACCTGCAACGCCTGGGCTGGGGAAAGCTCCTGCGCAACGCCGCAGTGCTTCTGATCCTATTCTTCCTCCTGGGCTGCGTGTTAGTAGGACTGGGATTCTTAGTCGGATAAATGATGACCTACACGAAGCCCCCGGGTGCAATGCACCCGGGGGCTGTGGTTCTATATTCTGATTACAGCGGGGTTAAATCAGTCGATCATGCTCTTGAGGTTCCCGGAAACGGTGATGGGGGCAGCGGTAGCAGCCTTCACCTGATCCACGGTGAACTCGGGGTTGATCTCGGTCATGAGCAGGCCCTCGGGGGTAACCTCCAGCACGCACATCTCGGTGATGATCTTGTTAACGCAGTGGGAGGCGGTCAGGGGCAGACGGCACTTCTCGAAGATCTTGGGGTTGCCTTTGGCGGTATGCTCCATGCAGATGATGCAGTGCTTGGCACCCACGCACAGGTCCATAGCGCCGCCCATACCGGGCATCTTCTTGCCGGGGATGATCCAGTTGGCCAGATTGCCCTGGGCATCCACTTCCAGAGCGCCCAGGAAGCAGGCGTCCACATGGCCGCCGCGGATCAGGCCGAAGTTGGTAGCGGAATCAATGAAGCCGCCGCCGAAAGCCACGCTGGCAACGCCGCCGCCGGCGTCGATGACGTGGTAGGGATCATAGTTAGCATCGCCCTCTTTGGGGGTAGCACCGGCAGAGACGATACCCAACTCAGCGTGGATGATCAGCTCAACGCCCTCGGGCAGGTAGGAGGGGATCATGGTGGGCAGGCCGATACCCAGATTGACGACATCGCCGTCCTTCAGCTCTTTTGCGCAGCGCTTGGCAATAAAGGCTTTGATTTCAGACTTTTCCATTACTTTCTGTCTCCTTCCACGATGTAGTCAACGCACATACCATAGGTATGAATGTTCTCGGGCTCGATATCGCCCACGGGGACGATGTACTCGCACTCGGCGATAACGGTGTCAGCGGCAGTGGCCATAACCACATTGAAGTTGCGCATGGTGCCCTTGTACCAGCAGTTACCGAACTCATCGCACTTATAGGTGCCCAGCAGAGCAAAGTCAGCATGGATGGGCTTCATCTTCAAATACTGCTTGCCGTCGATGGTCTCCTTGCCCATGCAGAAGGGGCTCTCCTCGATAAGGGTATCCACGCCCACGGGAGTCAGCACACCGCCCAGACCGGCACCGCCGGCACGGATGCACTCAGCCAGAGTGCCCTGGGGCAGCAGGTTCACTTCCAGGGTGCCCTCGGTGTTCTGCTGGCCCACCTCGGGGGTCATGCCCACATGGGTAGCGATGACGCGCTTGACCTGGTGGTTGTGGATCAGCTCGGCGATGCCGAAGAACTCCTCACCCTTGGGGCCGGTGGCGCGACCCATATCGTTGGCGATAAGAGTCAGGTCCTTGGTGCCCAGCTTCACCAGCTCCTTCACGATGGCACGGGCCTGGCCGCAAGCCAGGAAGCCGCCGCACATAATGGTGGCGCCATCGGGAATCATTTTTGCTGCCTCAGCGGCAGTCAGTACAGGTTTCTTTGCCATTTCTATTCCTCCTTATTAATGTAAGGGTCTTCAACAATGGATTAAAAATACGAACGGTTCATTATAGCATAGTCTGGGGGATGAATGCAAGGAAATCGGGGAGGCCCCGCCGTGTATCCGCAATCAGAATTCCACGCCTTGACGGGCATTGAGCCCCTTATCAAAGGGGTGGCGAACCTTCTGCATACGGGTGATATAGTCAGCCAAAGGATCGGTACAGGGTGTGGGGGCACGGCCCGTCATCACCACCTCCAGGTCCGCCGGCCGATTCCTCAAAAAGTCGGCCAGCTCTTCATCGCTGAGCATACCCATAGCCACTGCGTCCAGCACCTCGTCCAGCACCAGGAGCTTGGCGTGGTATTTCTCCACCGCCTCCACCGTGTCGGCAAAGTGCCGACGCACCTGACGGCCATAGTCGGCCTTTTCCTGCTCAGTCATCTGAAAAATGAACTTGCAGGTGGTCGTGGGGGCGGGGATATAATGATAGTCGGGCAAGGTGCGAAGAACATTCAGTTCTCCGCTGGTAGAGCCCTTCAAAAACTGGCTCAAAACCACCGGCCAACCCCGGCCGCAGGATCGCACGCTGAGGCCAATGGCCGCTGTGGTCTTTCCCTTTCCGTCGCCGCAGTAAATATGGACCTTTGCCTTTTCCATTTGCTTTTCTCCCTCTTTTGCAGATAAGACGGCCATGAAAGTCCTCTCTCATGGCCGTCTGCTTTCATGATCTTATTTCATGCCACGCTTGACCATCTCGGTCACAGCGAAGGACGCCACATCGTCAGCATACTTGCCAGCGCCGAAGCCGGCATCATAGCCCAGCTCCTTGGCCAGCTCATGGGTAATACGGGGACCGCCGCAGCAGACAACGAACTTGTCACGCAGGCCCTCGGCCTCCAGCAGCTCAATGAGGTTGGTGAGGTTCTGGATATGAACATCCTTCTGTGTAACGGTCTGAGAGACCAGCAGCACATCGGCGTGCAGCTCCAAAGCCTTCTTGATGAAGTCCTCATTGGGCACCTGAGAGCCCAGGTTATAGGCCTCGATCATCTCGTAGCGCTCCAGGCCATAGTGACCGGCGAAGCCCTTACGGTTCATGATGGCGTCGATACCCACGGTGTGGGCATCGGTGCCGGTGGAAGCACCCACCATAACGACCTTGCGGCCGATATGCTCACGGATATAGTCGTTGGTATCTTCCATGCTCATAACATCGGACTCCACGGTGATAACATGGATGTCCTCATAGTTCACGGAATGCACGCAGCTACCGTAAACCACATAGAAGGTAAACTCCTTATCCAGAGCGTGATGGTAGGCCACGTTAGGCTCTTCCAGACCCATCTTCTTGGCGATCTGACGGGCAGCCTCTTCGCCGCGCTCGTCATCCTTGATGGGCAGGGTGAAGCTGGTCTGCACCTTGCCGTCGTTCATGGTATCGCCATAAGGCTTCAGGCGGGTCAGATCCAGTGTGGTATCGAAATCGATCTTATGGGTATTATACAGTCCGCTACTCATTCTGCTGCCACCTTGCCTTTCATGACTTCAATGAAGGGATTGAAGTATTTGTCGTCCTTGACCACAACACCGGCCAGGCCCTTGCCGCCGTCCTTAGGACGCTTTACATCGGCGAAGATACCCTTCTCAATGGTGGTGAACAGGCCCAGCTTCTCGATCTCAGCCAGCAGGTCGGTGGCCTTGGTCAGCACCTCGTTGGCACGGTTGCGGATAATGCCGTTCTCTTTGTAGGTCAGCTCGCTGCCCAGATCCTTCATAGTACGGAAGATGTACTGTGCGTTTTCAATGGACAGAGCGCGGTCGGACATGAACGGCGTATGGATGGCCTCGGTCATCATGCCCAGCAGGCACAGCCGCTGGTTGGTGAGGATGGTGACCATGTTGAACAGAGCATCCTGGATGTGACCGCGGAAGATATTACCGGTCATGAACTTGGTGGGGGGCATATACTTCAGCGGCGCATTGGGGAAGATCTCCCGGGCCATCTGTGCCTGTGCCAGCTCATACAGGAAGGTATTCTCCACAGAGGGATCCATCTCGAAAGCGTGGCCCAGACCCATCTGCTCCTCGCGCATACCGGCATCCTTGGCAAAGGCCTCGTTCAGGAACTGGGAAGCCAGAACCGTGTGAGCGGCGGTAATAGCATCGTCGGTGGTGAGGTAGTTATCCTCGCCGGTGTTGATGATAACGCCGGCATAACCGTTGATAACACGGGAGAAGTACTGGTCAACGATGGTACGCTGCATATTGATGTCGCGGAACAGGATGCCGTAGAGAGCATCGTTCAGCATAACATCCAGGCGCTCCAGAGCGCCCATAGCGGCGATCTCGGGCATGCACAGGCCGGAGCAATAGTTGCACAGGCGGATGTAGCGGTGCTGCTCCTCGCCCACTTCGTCCAGAGCGGCGCGCATCAGGCGGAAATTCTCCTGGGTGGCGTAGGTGCCGCCGAAGCCCTCGGTGGTAGCGCCGTAAGGCACATAGTCCAGCAGCGACTGGCCGGTGGTACGAATCACAGCGATGATGTCGGCACCCTGCTTGGCGCCGGCCTTGGCCTGGATAATATCCTCATAGATATTACCGGTGGCCACGATGATGTACAGGTAGGGGCCTTCCTTGTCGCCCCACTCCTTGAGGTAAGCGTTGCGCTTGGCAACATTCTTGTTAATGCGCTCCACGGTGGCGTTCACCACGGGGGTGATGGCCGCGCGGATCTCACTGTCAGAATGGGCGGGGAGCTTAGAAAGATCCAGCTCGCCGCTGTCCACAGCCTCTGCCACGCCCTGGGGGTCCTTACCAGTCTCCACCATTGCGT from Vescimonas fastidiosa includes:
- a CDS encoding cob(I)yrinic acid a,c-diamide adenosyltransferase, with translation MEKAKVHIYCGDGKGKTTAAIGLSVRSCGRGWPVVLSQFLKGSTSGELNVLRTLPDYHYIPAPTTTCKFIFQMTEQEKADYGRQVRRHFADTVEAVEKYHAKLLVLDEVLDAVAMGMLSDEELADFLRNRPADLEVVMTGRAPTPCTDPLADYITRMQKVRHPFDKGLNARQGVEF
- a CDS encoding Smr/MutS family protein — translated: MYAGIMEIDLHGKNEYQARVTLDAALGRAKGGTYRIRCIHGCHGGTVLRDMIRREYARHPRVIRLEAGINGGTTDLVLREL
- a CDS encoding metallophosphoesterase family protein, coding for MRILVLSDSHGNVENMARCVELTQPNAILHLGDCQRDAEALHRLYPAIPLQGVPGNCDWGAVDSPEVLTEYGGVRILLMHGHTRSVKASTLSAIYTAKEMGAQILLFGHTHRPLVDYDGSLWVMNPGTIGRGSPCTYGIITISGGKADCSTYRI
- the kamE gene encoding lysine 5,6-aminomutase subunit beta, coding for MSSGLYNTHKIDFDTTLDLTRLKPYGDTMNDGKVQTSFTLPIKDDERGEEAARQIAKKMGLEEPNVAYHHALDKEFTFYVVYGSCVHSVNYEDIHVITVESDVMSMEDTNDYIREHIGRKVVMVGASTGTDAHTVGIDAIMNRKGFAGHYGLERYEMIEAYNLGSQVPNEDFIKKALELHADVLLVSQTVTQKDVHIQNLTNLIELLEAEGLRDKFVVCCGGPRITHELAKELGYDAGFGAGKYADDVASFAVTEMVKRGMK
- the kamD gene encoding lysine 5,6-aminomutase subunit alpha, yielding MESKLGLNFDLVEKARTSAANVAADVQGFIDQHTTVTVERAVCRLLGIDGVNEMDVPMPNVLVDHLLANSLLPAGAAWAVGNAMVETGKDPQGVAEAVDSGELDLSKLPAHSDSEIRAAITPVVNATVERINKNVAKRNAYLKEWGDKEGPYLYIIVATGNIYEDIIQAKAGAKQGADIIAVIRTTGQSLLDYVPYGATTEGFGGTYATQENFRLMRAALDEVGEEQHRYIRLCNYCSGLCMPEIAAMGALERLDVMLNDALYGILFRDINMQRTIVDQYFSRVINGYAGVIINTGEDNYLTTDDAITAAHTVLASQFLNEAFAKDAGMREEQMGLGHAFEMDPSVENTFLYELAQAQMAREIFPNAPLKYMPPTKFMTGNIFRGHIQDALFNMVTILTNQRLCLLGMMTEAIHTPFMSDRALSIENAQYIFRTMKDLGSELTYKENGIIRNRANEVLTKATDLLAEIEKLGLFTTIEKGIFADVKRPKDGGKGLAGVVVKDDKYFNPFIEVMKGKVAAE
- a CDS encoding carbon-nitrogen hydrolase family protein, translating into MKNTLTVAQVQMQVVRNKAENIASACRLIRRAAAQGAELVMLPEMFCCPYENSAFRPYGETFGGPAQQALSALAGEKKIWIVGGSVPELEGERVYNTCFVYNPGGQQVARHRKMHLFDIRVEGGQSFRESDTLSPGNDITVFDSPWGKLGLCICFDLRFEELARVMALQGVRAIFVPAAFNMTTGPAHWELLFRQRAVDNQLFTFGTSPARNEQETYVAWGHSIVCDPWGTVLHQCGAGEEVAVTTVDLTRVEAVRQQLPILSARREDVYFIGQKGKKDCAI
- a CDS encoding aminotransferase class I/II-fold pyridoxal phosphate-dependent enzyme translates to MMKYTEMTARQRQAEYDAVLADYEKQKALGLKLNMARGKPSTEQLNMVMDMCSVLVKPEDFVSDGIDSRNYGNVDGLPAAKALFADILGCKPEQCFVGGNASLQLMYDAISKAYTHGLLHSEKPWSKLEKVKWLCPAPGYDRHFKVTQTFGAELITVPMTADGPDMDRVEELIQDPAVKGMWNVPKYSNPEGVVYSDETIRRIASMKPAAPDFMLMWDNAYCIHEFEGDFVPFADILSLCAEYGNADMVYEFASTSKVTFPGAGVSVMATSEANLAYLKPIINIQTIGYDKINQLRHVKYLKNKEHTLALMQRHAAILRPKFHTVLDALDREIAPLGIGTWKRPMGGYFVSYDAMPGTAKRALALCKEAGVTMTGAGATFPYGEDPRDSNIRIAPSLPPVEELQQAIAIFCICVKLAALEKLGV
- a CDS encoding Pr6Pr family membrane protein, with protein sequence MSGLQLSALFLFLLNTLGLLLHSQLIPRGRIRAGMFCFYTNQSNLLLTVYELLLFCAGFYPGGGLWAALTDVRVSCAMALCIWVTHLIYQFVLVPYEKRKGLKFADFGGNFGNLCVHYFTPLLAVMQWLLFAPKENISILCAVWWLILPLSYTVFALLRASGGKPIGHTGLLYPYPFMDLQRLGWGKLLRNAAVLLILFFLLGCVLVGLGFLVG
- a CDS encoding 3-oxoacid CoA-transferase subunit B, with translation MEKSEIKAFIAKRCAKELKDGDVVNLGIGLPTMIPSYLPEGVELIIHAELGIVSAGATPKEGDANYDPYHVIDAGGGVASVAFGGGFIDSATNFGLIRGGHVDACFLGALEVDAQGNLANWIIPGKKMPGMGGAMDLCVGAKHCIICMEHTAKGNPKIFEKCRLPLTASHCVNKIITEMCVLEVTPEGLLMTEINPEFTVDQVKAATAAPITVSGNLKSMID
- a CDS encoding CoA transferase subunit A, whose protein sequence is MAKKPVLTAAEAAKMIPDGATIMCGGFLACGQARAIVKELVKLGTKDLTLIANDMGRATGPKGEEFFGIAELIHNHQVKRVIATHVGMTPEVGQQNTEGTLEVNLLPQGTLAECIRAGGAGLGGVLTPVGVDTLIEESPFCMGKETIDGKQYLKMKPIHADFALLGTYKCDEFGNCWYKGTMRNFNVVMATAADTVIAECEYIVPVGDIEPENIHTYGMCVDYIVEGDRK